The DNA sequence CTCACCGAGCGCCGCGCGGAATCGCTCGTCGCGGCGGGGCTCAACAGCGCCCAGCTGAGCATCCAGGGCGACGCCGCCGAAGCGACGGATCTGATCGCGGCGAGCAAACGCTTCGACAAGAAGGAAGCGGCCGCGCGCGTCATCCGCGACGCCGGGCTGCCGCTGAACATGAACGTCGTCCTGCACCGGCTGAACCTGGGCCGGCTGGACGCGATCATCGACGTCTGCGTGAAGTGGGGCGCCGAGCGGCTGGAGCTAGCCAACACCCAGTACTACGGCTGGGCGCTGCGCAACCGCGAACCGCTGATGCCGAGCAAGGCCCAGCTGGACGAGGCGGTCGGCGTCTACACACGCCGGAAGGCCGAGCTGGCGGAGCAGCTGGAGCTGCTCTGGATCCTCCCGGACTACTACGAGACCTACCCCAAGCCGTGCATGGGGGGCTGGGCGCGCACGGCGCTGACCGTCGCCCCGGACGGCGTGGCCTACCCCTGTCCGGTGGCCGCCGGGATCACGACGCTGGAGTTCCCCTCGGTGCGCGACCACGATCTCGCGTGGATCTGGACGAAGTCCGCCGCGTTCGAGGCGTTCCGGGGCACGGACTGGATGCCCGACCCGTGCCGGAGCTGCCCGCGCAAAGAGCTGGATTTCGGCGGCTGCCGGTGCCAGGCCTTCGCGTTGACCGGCGACGCGGCACGCACCGACCCGGTGTGCCGGCACTCGCCGGACCACCACCTGGTGCAGGATGCCGTGCTGCGGGCCAACCAGGAGGACCCCGGCGGGCAGCTCGTCCACCGCCGGCCGACGGTTCCGGCGCGCGAGCGGTAGTCCCATTCGTGGGTGCCGGGGCGCCGTTCGGCACCGATTGCCGACCGCTGGTCCAAGATCGGTTGTAGCACCTCCGTCGAATCCCAGATGCTCTTCGATGTCCGCGGAAGAGGAGGAAGACATGGAATGGGAAACTCCGGAGTACACGATCGTCGAGGTGTGCGCTGAGGTCACCGGCTACTTCTACCGGGGCTGACAGCAGAGTCCCCGTGTCGGCGTAAGGCCCCGGCTCCCGGAATCCGACCGGGGCCTTCCGCCACCCTGGTCCTTCTCCCGAGGTGGTTCCGGTGACGCTCGAATTCCTTCCGCTGATCGCTCTTGCCTTCGGGCTCAGTCTCGACAACTTCCGCTCGTCGATCGCCATCGGCACCATCCCGTTCGGCTGGCGGCGTGCTCTGCAGGTGGCCCTCGTCTTCGGCGTGTGGGACGCGGTGGGGCCGCTGCTGGGCGGATTCCTCGGTCACTTCCTGGGCGACTTCCTCGGTGACTGGGCCGAGTACATCGGGGCGGCCGCGCTCGGGTTGTACGGGGTGTACTTCATCGTCGGGGCGATCCGGCACCCGGAGCCGGAA is a window from the Amycolatopsis sp. NBC_00355 genome containing:
- the pqqE gene encoding pyrroloquinoline quinone biosynthesis protein PqqE — protein: MTGPPPPYGLLAEVTHRCPLHCVYCSNPLALLDRQDELTTGHWLRVLGEAAELGVLQVHFSGGEPLVRGDLETLVAECRRLGLYTNLITSGLGLTERRAESLVAAGLNSAQLSIQGDAAEATDLIAASKRFDKKEAAARVIRDAGLPLNMNVVLHRLNLGRLDAIIDVCVKWGAERLELANTQYYGWALRNREPLMPSKAQLDEAVGVYTRRKAELAEQLELLWILPDYYETYPKPCMGGWARTALTVAPDGVAYPCPVAAGITTLEFPSVRDHDLAWIWTKSAAFEAFRGTDWMPDPCRSCPRKELDFGGCRCQAFALTGDAARTDPVCRHSPDHHLVQDAVLRANQEDPGGQLVHRRPTVPARER
- the pqqA gene encoding pyrroloquinoline quinone precursor peptide PqqA; protein product: MSAEEEEDMEWETPEYTIVEVCAEVTGYFYRG
- a CDS encoding manganese efflux pump MntP, with product MTLEFLPLIALAFGLSLDNFRSSIAIGTIPFGWRRALQVALVFGVWDAVGPLLGGFLGHFLGDFLGDWAEYIGAAALGLYGVYFIVGAIRHPEPEDMDHPWVTLFGMPLSLTVDNFIAGAGLGIAGFSLVVPMLAFGAMTVVMSFAGLYVGRLAARVVRVRSDLFSGISLVGAAILLPLAFG